From Candidatus Methylomirabilota bacterium, one genomic window encodes:
- a CDS encoding NADH-quinone oxidoreductase subunit N has protein sequence MTPGLARVFPLELGLAALLLLVFAANLVHRGADRRAISWLATGGVLALTLASFLAEPAGPALGGMFVQDGLALFAKRLFLGATFIGLLASVSTPEIGRGRRAGEYHLLVLASLLGMLVLASARDLILLFVAFELMSIPLYVLAGFFKRQDEAVEASLKFFLVGSVSSAVLAYGLSFVYGATGTTDLARVARAAAGGHPLLLLGLLAAFAGFAFKIAAFPFHMWVPDTYEAASTPFVAWLSVAPKAAGFVVLFRVYFEGAGERAAAWLPVAAGLATLTIVAGNLMALPQQNVKRLLAYSGIAHIGYMLVGFAAASASGVAMVLFYLVAYVFGNMGAFLVVEAVARSEGSEATAAFRGLAQRSPLLALAMLIFLLSLGGIPFVAGFWAKLYVFWAAAQAGLYWLVLLGAVLTVVALFYYLVVARRMYIEPPERPERVRLSGTLALALIICVAGVVALGLYPKPVVMAALRVAAPLF, from the coding sequence TGGCGCGCGTGTTCCCGCTGGAGCTCGGCCTCGCCGCCCTGCTGCTGCTCGTCTTCGCGGCGAACCTCGTCCATCGCGGCGCCGACCGGCGGGCGATCTCCTGGCTCGCGACCGGCGGCGTGCTGGCGCTCACCCTCGCGAGCTTCCTCGCGGAGCCGGCGGGGCCGGCGCTCGGCGGCATGTTCGTGCAGGACGGGCTCGCGCTCTTCGCCAAGCGCCTCTTCCTCGGCGCGACGTTCATCGGCCTCCTCGCGTCTGTCTCGACGCCGGAGATCGGGCGCGGCCGGCGCGCCGGCGAGTACCACCTCCTGGTCCTGGCGTCGCTGCTCGGCATGCTCGTGCTCGCGTCGGCGCGGGACCTGATCCTCCTCTTCGTCGCGTTCGAGCTCATGTCCATCCCGCTCTACGTTCTCGCGGGCTTCTTCAAGCGCCAGGACGAGGCGGTCGAGGCCTCGCTGAAGTTCTTCCTCGTCGGCAGCGTGTCGTCGGCGGTGCTGGCCTACGGGCTCTCGTTCGTCTACGGCGCGACCGGCACGACCGACCTCGCGCGGGTGGCGCGCGCGGCGGCGGGCGGCCACCCGCTCCTCCTGCTCGGCCTGCTCGCGGCGTTCGCGGGCTTCGCGTTCAAGATCGCCGCGTTCCCGTTCCACATGTGGGTGCCGGACACCTACGAGGCGGCGAGCACGCCGTTCGTCGCCTGGCTCAGCGTGGCGCCGAAGGCCGCCGGCTTCGTGGTGCTGTTCCGGGTCTACTTCGAGGGCGCGGGCGAGCGCGCCGCCGCGTGGCTCCCCGTCGCCGCCGGGCTCGCGACGCTCACGATCGTCGCGGGCAACCTGATGGCGCTCCCGCAGCAGAACGTGAAGCGCCTGCTCGCGTACTCGGGGATCGCGCACATCGGCTACATGCTCGTGGGCTTCGCGGCGGCCTCGGCGTCGGGCGTGGCGATGGTGCTCTTCTACCTCGTCGCGTACGTCTTCGGGAACATGGGCGCGTTCCTCGTGGTCGAGGCGGTGGCGCGCTCCGAGGGCTCGGAGGCGACGGCCGCGTTCCGCGGGCTCGCGCAGCGCTCGCCCCTGCTCGCGCTGGCGATGCTGATCTTCCTGCTCTCGCTCGGCGGCATCCCGTTCGTCGCCGGCTTCTGGGCGAAGCTCTACGTCTTCTGGGCGGCGGCGCAGGCCGGGCTCTACTGGCTCGTGCTGCTGGGGGCGGTCCTCACGGTCGTCGCGCTCTTCTATTACCTCGTCGTGGCGCGGCGCATGTACATCGAGCCGCCCGAGCGGCCCGAGCGCGTCCGACTTTCCGGAACCCTGGCGCTCGCCCTGATCATCTGCGTCGCCGGCGTAGTGGCGCTCGGCCTCTATCCCAAGCCCGTCGTGATGGCCGCGCTCCGCGTCGCCGCGCCGCTCTTCTGA